The Bemisia tabaci chromosome 5, PGI_BMITA_v3 genome includes a window with the following:
- the resilin gene encoding uncharacterized protein resilin isoform X3, which yields MKIKLVLVLATIAISRAEPPVNNQYLPPSAQNGYGSTGSGSSYGSPSGFGGGSSGQKPSSSYGAPGLGSNGGGSGGYGAPSTGFGSPSSTYGAPSAGFGSTPSSSYGAPTPSASYGAPSAGSPSGSYGAPGAGSPSSSYGAPGFGSGSSGTNGYSSAGAAGGSSPSPSYGAPSGSSPSTSFGSPSSSYGAPSGFGSSRPSSSYGPPSQGGSNSAGRPSPSYGTPTSGFGAGSTPSSGYGAPSAGGPSSTYGAPGAGGPSSSYGTPTTATFGSPSSGFGSPSPSYGAPTSPSNFGSPSGSYGAPSSSFGGPSSSYGSPTASSSFGSPSSSYGAPSYASNGQSNGGRPSSSYGPPSGNGRPRPSSSYGPPSRNGQGGGSYGGSRRPSGSGGQSPSSSYGAPSGGVGRPSSSYGAPSSGASGSGGYGGSRPGGAGGYGVSSTGAGGYGGVSPIGTGAGGSYGGSSSGAGSSYSGGGAGASSGYGGNGGAAGGSYGGGAGSQGGYGGSSGGAGGGYGGNGAGAGGGYGGAGGAGAGGSYGGAGGAGGAGGYGGDEEQSSRFYFQTEPAKYEFSYEVNDPASGQEFGHSESRDGDFTQGSYNVLLPDGRKQIVDYEADKDGYRPKVRYEDTGAAGGAGGFGGQGGGAGGQGGQGGYGGSQGGQGGYGGSQGGQGGYGGSQGSQGGYGGSQGGQGGYGGSQGGQGGYGGGQGGFGGSQGGYPSGGSGGSLSGGQGGYSSGSQGGYPGSQAGQGGSGYSSGGGYGGAGGSQGGYGGSSGGAGGYGGSSGSQGGYGGSSGSQGGYGGSSGGQGGYPAPGRNNFSPNGQDAFTSSGGYSSSRPGSRPGGSQGGYSAGGPTSGTLTSEGYQY from the exons ATGAAG ATAAAGTTGGTTTTGGTCCTAGCGACCATAGCCATCTCAAGGGCCGAGCCGCCCGTAAACAACCAATACCTCCCACCCTCCGCTCAAAACGGGTACGGCAGTACCGGGTCCGGATCTTCTTATGGATCTCCCAGCGGTTTTGGTGGAGGCAGCAGCGGCCAGAAACCCTCCTCGTCGTACGGCGCCCCAGGACTAGGGTCCAACGGCGGAGGTAGCGGCGGCTACGGCGCCCCATCCACCGGCTTCGGGAGCCCGTCGAGCACTTACGGAGCGCCCTCAGCCGGTTTCGGATCGACCCCGTCATCCAGTTACGGAGCTCCTACACCCTCCGCAAGTTACGGTGCACCTAGTGCGGGATCCCCATCGGGCAGTTACGGAGCACCCGGAGCTGGGTCGCCATCGTCGAGCTACGGTGCTCCTGGATTCGGATCCGGCTCAAGTGGAACCAATGGCTACAGCTCAGCAGGAGCTGCAGGTGGTTCCAGTCCATCTCCAAGCTATGGTGCACCCTCTGGTTCGTCACCCTCTACCTCATTCGGATCTCCTTCCTCTAGTTACGGAGCCCCCAGTGGCTTCGGATCAAGCCGACCATCCAGCAGTTACGGACCCCCAAGCCAAGGTGGTTCCAATAGCGCAGGCAGACCGTCTCCCTCTTACGGAACACCGACGAGTGGTTTCGGTGCAGGTTCAACCCCGTCCTCTGGCTACGGCGCCCCAAGTGCTGGTGGACCATCCTCAACCTATGGTGCCCCGGGTGCTGGTGGACCTTCCTCCTCCTATGGCACACCGACCACCGCAACTTTCGGATCTCCATCCTCAGGTTTCGGCTCCCCGTCTCCTTCCTACGGCGCACCTACCTCTCCTTCGAACTTCGGTTCCCCGTCTGGCTCTTACGGTGCACCCTCATCGTCCTTCGGTGGACCATCCTCTTCTTACGGCAGCCCTACTGCTTCCTCAAGTTTCGgatctccttcttcttcctacGGAGCACCTAGCTACGCCAGTAACGGTCAGTCCAATGGAGGTCGCCCATCGTCCTCTTACGGCCCACCCTCTGGTAATGGCAGACCTCGACCATCGTCATCTTACGGTCCCCCGAGCAGAAACGGACAAGGAGGTGGAAGTTACGGTGGCTCTCGGAGGCCTTCCGGTAGTGGCGGGCAATCACCCTCCTCTTCTTACGGAGCCCCGAGTGGTGGAGTTGGGCGACCGTCTTCGTCCTATGGAGCTCCTAGCAGTGGAGCTTCTGGCAGTGGCGGTTACGGTGGAAGTAGACCCGGAGGTGCAGGAGGCTATGGAGTCAGTAGCACTGGTGCTGGCGGTTACGGAGGAGTCAGTCCTATCGGAACCGGAGCCGGTGGTAGCTATGGAGGAAGTAGCAGTGGAGCTGGAAGCAGCTATAGTGGAGGCGGTGCCGGAGCATCAAGTGGATATGGTGGAAATGGTGGTGCAGCTGGTGGATCGTATGGAGGTGGCGCTGGATCTCAGGGTGGTTATGGAGGCAGCAGTGGTGGAGCTGGAGGCGGCTATGGTGGAAACGGTGCCGGAGCTGGAGGTGGCTACGGCGGAGCTGGTGGAGCAGGTGCTGGAGGCAGTTATGGCGGTGCTGGTGGAGCTGGTGGCGCAGGAGGCTATGGTGGTGATGAAGAGCAATCG TCTCGTTTCTACTTCCAGACGGAGCCGGCCAAGTACGAGTTCAGTTACGAGGTGAACGACCCGGCCAGCGGTCAAGAGTTCGGCCACTCAGAATCTCGCGATGGAGACTTCACCCAAGGTTCCTACAACGTCCTCCTACCCGACGGAAGGAAGCAGATTGTTGACTACGAAGCGGACAAGGACGGATACCGACCCAAAGTCCGTTACGAGGACACGGGAGCTGCTGGTGGTGCTGGCGGTTTCGGCGGACAGGGTGGCGGTGCTGGCGGACAAGGAGGGCAGGGCGGTTACGGAGGTAGCCAAGGTGGTCAGGGTGGTTATGGAGGTAGCCAAGGAGGCCAAGGCGGCTATGGTGGTAGCCAAGGAAGCCAAGGAGGTTACGGAGGTAGCCAGGGAGGCCAGGGCGGCTATGGAG GTAGCCAAGGAGGCCAAGGAGGCTACGGAGGCGGTCAGGGTGGATTCGGGGGTAGTCAAGGAGGTTACCCCTCAGGTGGATCAGGCGGATCTCTGTCCGGCGGTCAAGGAGGATACTCTTCTGGCAGTCAAGGCGGCTACCCCGGAAGTCAAGCAGGACAAGGAGG ATCTGGATACAGCTCAGGCGGGGGCTACGGTGGTGCAGGTGGAAGCCAGGGTGGTTACGGTGGCTCCAGTGGAGGCGCGGGAGGCTACGGTGGTTCCAGCGGAAGTCAGGGTGGCTACGGCGGTTCCAGTGGGAGTCAGGGTGGCTACGGCGGTTCCAGCGGAGGTCAGGGTGGCTACCCCGCCCCAGGCCGGAATAACTTCTCGCCCAACGGCCAGGACGCGTTCACCTCGAGTGGAGGGTACTCCAGCTCCAGGCCGGGTTCCAGACCTGGCGGATCTCAGGGAGGGTACTCCGCGGGAGGGCCCACCTCTGGCACTCTGACCAGTGAAGGTTACCAGTACTAG
- the resilin gene encoding uncharacterized protein resilin isoform X2 codes for MKIKLVLVLATIAISRAEPPVNNQYLPPSAQNGYGSTGSGSSYGSPSGFGGGSSGQKPSSSYGAPGLGSNGGGSGGYGAPSTGFGSPSSTYGAPSAGFGSTPSSSYGAPTPSASYGAPSAGSPSGSYGAPGAGSPSSSYGAPGFGSGSSGTNGYSSAGAAGGSSPSPSYGAPSGSSPSTSFGSPSSSYGAPSGFGSSRPSSSYGPPSQGGSNSAGRPSPSYGTPTSGFGAGSTPSSGYGAPSAGGPSSTYGAPGAGGPSSSYGTPTTATFGSPSSGFGSPSPSYGAPTSPSNFGSPSGSYGAPSSSFGGPSSSYGSPTASSSFGSPSSSYGAPSYASNGQSNGGRPSSSYGPPSGNGRPRPSSSYGPPSRNGQGGGSYGGSRRPSGSGGQSPSSSYGAPSGGVGRPSSSYGAPSSGASGSGGYGGSRPGGAGGYGVSSTGAGGYGGVSPIGTGAGGSYGGSSSGAGSSYSGGGAGASSGYGGNGGAAGGSYGGGAGSQGGYGGSSGGAGGGYGGNGAGAGGGYGGAGGAGAGGSYGGAGGAGGAGGYGGDEEQSTEPAKYEFSYEVNDPASGQEFGHSESRDGDFTQGSYNVLLPDGRKQIVDYEADKDGYRPKVRYEDTGAAGGAGGFGGQGGGAGGQGGQGGYGGSQGGQGGYGGSQGGQGGYGGSQGSQGGYGGSQGGQGGYGGSQGGQGGYGGSQGGQGGYGGGQGGFGGSQGGYPSGGSGGSLSGGQGGYSSGSQGGYPGSQAGQGGSGYSSGGGYGGAGGSQGGYGGSSGGAGGYGGSSGSQGGYGGSSGSQGGYGGSSGGQGGYPAPGRNNFSPNGQDAFTSSGGYSSSRPGSRPGGSQGGYSAGGPTSGTLTSEGYQY; via the exons ATGAAG ATAAAGTTGGTTTTGGTCCTAGCGACCATAGCCATCTCAAGGGCCGAGCCGCCCGTAAACAACCAATACCTCCCACCCTCCGCTCAAAACGGGTACGGCAGTACCGGGTCCGGATCTTCTTATGGATCTCCCAGCGGTTTTGGTGGAGGCAGCAGCGGCCAGAAACCCTCCTCGTCGTACGGCGCCCCAGGACTAGGGTCCAACGGCGGAGGTAGCGGCGGCTACGGCGCCCCATCCACCGGCTTCGGGAGCCCGTCGAGCACTTACGGAGCGCCCTCAGCCGGTTTCGGATCGACCCCGTCATCCAGTTACGGAGCTCCTACACCCTCCGCAAGTTACGGTGCACCTAGTGCGGGATCCCCATCGGGCAGTTACGGAGCACCCGGAGCTGGGTCGCCATCGTCGAGCTACGGTGCTCCTGGATTCGGATCCGGCTCAAGTGGAACCAATGGCTACAGCTCAGCAGGAGCTGCAGGTGGTTCCAGTCCATCTCCAAGCTATGGTGCACCCTCTGGTTCGTCACCCTCTACCTCATTCGGATCTCCTTCCTCTAGTTACGGAGCCCCCAGTGGCTTCGGATCAAGCCGACCATCCAGCAGTTACGGACCCCCAAGCCAAGGTGGTTCCAATAGCGCAGGCAGACCGTCTCCCTCTTACGGAACACCGACGAGTGGTTTCGGTGCAGGTTCAACCCCGTCCTCTGGCTACGGCGCCCCAAGTGCTGGTGGACCATCCTCAACCTATGGTGCCCCGGGTGCTGGTGGACCTTCCTCCTCCTATGGCACACCGACCACCGCAACTTTCGGATCTCCATCCTCAGGTTTCGGCTCCCCGTCTCCTTCCTACGGCGCACCTACCTCTCCTTCGAACTTCGGTTCCCCGTCTGGCTCTTACGGTGCACCCTCATCGTCCTTCGGTGGACCATCCTCTTCTTACGGCAGCCCTACTGCTTCCTCAAGTTTCGgatctccttcttcttcctacGGAGCACCTAGCTACGCCAGTAACGGTCAGTCCAATGGAGGTCGCCCATCGTCCTCTTACGGCCCACCCTCTGGTAATGGCAGACCTCGACCATCGTCATCTTACGGTCCCCCGAGCAGAAACGGACAAGGAGGTGGAAGTTACGGTGGCTCTCGGAGGCCTTCCGGTAGTGGCGGGCAATCACCCTCCTCTTCTTACGGAGCCCCGAGTGGTGGAGTTGGGCGACCGTCTTCGTCCTATGGAGCTCCTAGCAGTGGAGCTTCTGGCAGTGGCGGTTACGGTGGAAGTAGACCCGGAGGTGCAGGAGGCTATGGAGTCAGTAGCACTGGTGCTGGCGGTTACGGAGGAGTCAGTCCTATCGGAACCGGAGCCGGTGGTAGCTATGGAGGAAGTAGCAGTGGAGCTGGAAGCAGCTATAGTGGAGGCGGTGCCGGAGCATCAAGTGGATATGGTGGAAATGGTGGTGCAGCTGGTGGATCGTATGGAGGTGGCGCTGGATCTCAGGGTGGTTATGGAGGCAGCAGTGGTGGAGCTGGAGGCGGCTATGGTGGAAACGGTGCCGGAGCTGGAGGTGGCTACGGCGGAGCTGGTGGAGCAGGTGCTGGAGGCAGTTATGGCGGTGCTGGTGGAGCTGGTGGCGCAGGAGGCTATGGTGGTGATGAAGAGCAATCG ACGGAGCCGGCCAAGTACGAGTTCAGTTACGAGGTGAACGACCCGGCCAGCGGTCAAGAGTTCGGCCACTCAGAATCTCGCGATGGAGACTTCACCCAAGGTTCCTACAACGTCCTCCTACCCGACGGAAGGAAGCAGATTGTTGACTACGAAGCGGACAAGGACGGATACCGACCCAAAGTCCGTTACGAGGACACGGGAGCTGCTGGTGGTGCTGGCGGTTTCGGCGGACAGGGTGGCGGTGCTGGCGGACAAGGAGGGCAGGGCGGTTACGGAGGTAGCCAAGGTGGTCAGGGTGGTTATGGAGGTAGCCAAGGAGGCCAAGGCGGCTATGGTGGTAGCCAAGGAAGCCAAGGAGGTTACGGAGGTAGCCAGGGAGGCCAGGGCGGCTATGGAGGTAGCCAAGGAGGCCAAGGCGGTTACGGAGGTAGCCAAGGAGGCCAAGGAGGCTACGGAGGCGGTCAGGGTGGATTCGGGGGTAGTCAAGGAGGTTACCCCTCAGGTGGATCAGGCGGATCTCTGTCCGGCGGTCAAGGAGGATACTCTTCTGGCAGTCAAGGCGGCTACCCCGGAAGTCAAGCAGGACAAGGAGG ATCTGGATACAGCTCAGGCGGGGGCTACGGTGGTGCAGGTGGAAGCCAGGGTGGTTACGGTGGCTCCAGTGGAGGCGCGGGAGGCTACGGTGGTTCCAGCGGAAGTCAGGGTGGCTACGGCGGTTCCAGTGGGAGTCAGGGTGGCTACGGCGGTTCCAGCGGAGGTCAGGGTGGCTACCCCGCCCCAGGCCGGAATAACTTCTCGCCCAACGGCCAGGACGCGTTCACCTCGAGTGGAGGGTACTCCAGCTCCAGGCCGGGTTCCAGACCTGGCGGATCTCAGGGAGGGTACTCCGCGGGAGGGCCCACCTCTGGCACTCTGACCAGTGAAGGTTACCAGTACTAG
- the resilin gene encoding uncharacterized protein resilin isoform X1, whose product MKIKLVLVLATIAISRAEPPVNNQYLPPSAQNGYGSTGSGSSYGSPSGFGGGSSGQKPSSSYGAPGLGSNGGGSGGYGAPSTGFGSPSSTYGAPSAGFGSTPSSSYGAPTPSASYGAPSAGSPSGSYGAPGAGSPSSSYGAPGFGSGSSGTNGYSSAGAAGGSSPSPSYGAPSGSSPSTSFGSPSSSYGAPSGFGSSRPSSSYGPPSQGGSNSAGRPSPSYGTPTSGFGAGSTPSSGYGAPSAGGPSSTYGAPGAGGPSSSYGTPTTATFGSPSSGFGSPSPSYGAPTSPSNFGSPSGSYGAPSSSFGGPSSSYGSPTASSSFGSPSSSYGAPSYASNGQSNGGRPSSSYGPPSGNGRPRPSSSYGPPSRNGQGGGSYGGSRRPSGSGGQSPSSSYGAPSGGVGRPSSSYGAPSSGASGSGGYGGSRPGGAGGYGVSSTGAGGYGGVSPIGTGAGGSYGGSSSGAGSSYSGGGAGASSGYGGNGGAAGGSYGGGAGSQGGYGGSSGGAGGGYGGNGAGAGGGYGGAGGAGAGGSYGGAGGAGGAGGYGGDEEQSSRFYFQTEPAKYEFSYEVNDPASGQEFGHSESRDGDFTQGSYNVLLPDGRKQIVDYEADKDGYRPKVRYEDTGAAGGAGGFGGQGGGAGGQGGQGGYGGSQGGQGGYGGSQGGQGGYGGSQGSQGGYGGSQGGQGGYGGSQGGQGGYGGSQGGQGGYGGGQGGFGGSQGGYPSGGSGGSLSGGQGGYSSGSQGGYPGSQAGQGGSGYSSGGGYGGAGGSQGGYGGSSGGAGGYGGSSGSQGGYGGSSGSQGGYGGSSGGQGGYPAPGRNNFSPNGQDAFTSSGGYSSSRPGSRPGGSQGGYSAGGPTSGTLTSEGYQY is encoded by the exons ATGAAG ATAAAGTTGGTTTTGGTCCTAGCGACCATAGCCATCTCAAGGGCCGAGCCGCCCGTAAACAACCAATACCTCCCACCCTCCGCTCAAAACGGGTACGGCAGTACCGGGTCCGGATCTTCTTATGGATCTCCCAGCGGTTTTGGTGGAGGCAGCAGCGGCCAGAAACCCTCCTCGTCGTACGGCGCCCCAGGACTAGGGTCCAACGGCGGAGGTAGCGGCGGCTACGGCGCCCCATCCACCGGCTTCGGGAGCCCGTCGAGCACTTACGGAGCGCCCTCAGCCGGTTTCGGATCGACCCCGTCATCCAGTTACGGAGCTCCTACACCCTCCGCAAGTTACGGTGCACCTAGTGCGGGATCCCCATCGGGCAGTTACGGAGCACCCGGAGCTGGGTCGCCATCGTCGAGCTACGGTGCTCCTGGATTCGGATCCGGCTCAAGTGGAACCAATGGCTACAGCTCAGCAGGAGCTGCAGGTGGTTCCAGTCCATCTCCAAGCTATGGTGCACCCTCTGGTTCGTCACCCTCTACCTCATTCGGATCTCCTTCCTCTAGTTACGGAGCCCCCAGTGGCTTCGGATCAAGCCGACCATCCAGCAGTTACGGACCCCCAAGCCAAGGTGGTTCCAATAGCGCAGGCAGACCGTCTCCCTCTTACGGAACACCGACGAGTGGTTTCGGTGCAGGTTCAACCCCGTCCTCTGGCTACGGCGCCCCAAGTGCTGGTGGACCATCCTCAACCTATGGTGCCCCGGGTGCTGGTGGACCTTCCTCCTCCTATGGCACACCGACCACCGCAACTTTCGGATCTCCATCCTCAGGTTTCGGCTCCCCGTCTCCTTCCTACGGCGCACCTACCTCTCCTTCGAACTTCGGTTCCCCGTCTGGCTCTTACGGTGCACCCTCATCGTCCTTCGGTGGACCATCCTCTTCTTACGGCAGCCCTACTGCTTCCTCAAGTTTCGgatctccttcttcttcctacGGAGCACCTAGCTACGCCAGTAACGGTCAGTCCAATGGAGGTCGCCCATCGTCCTCTTACGGCCCACCCTCTGGTAATGGCAGACCTCGACCATCGTCATCTTACGGTCCCCCGAGCAGAAACGGACAAGGAGGTGGAAGTTACGGTGGCTCTCGGAGGCCTTCCGGTAGTGGCGGGCAATCACCCTCCTCTTCTTACGGAGCCCCGAGTGGTGGAGTTGGGCGACCGTCTTCGTCCTATGGAGCTCCTAGCAGTGGAGCTTCTGGCAGTGGCGGTTACGGTGGAAGTAGACCCGGAGGTGCAGGAGGCTATGGAGTCAGTAGCACTGGTGCTGGCGGTTACGGAGGAGTCAGTCCTATCGGAACCGGAGCCGGTGGTAGCTATGGAGGAAGTAGCAGTGGAGCTGGAAGCAGCTATAGTGGAGGCGGTGCCGGAGCATCAAGTGGATATGGTGGAAATGGTGGTGCAGCTGGTGGATCGTATGGAGGTGGCGCTGGATCTCAGGGTGGTTATGGAGGCAGCAGTGGTGGAGCTGGAGGCGGCTATGGTGGAAACGGTGCCGGAGCTGGAGGTGGCTACGGCGGAGCTGGTGGAGCAGGTGCTGGAGGCAGTTATGGCGGTGCTGGTGGAGCTGGTGGCGCAGGAGGCTATGGTGGTGATGAAGAGCAATCG TCTCGTTTCTACTTCCAGACGGAGCCGGCCAAGTACGAGTTCAGTTACGAGGTGAACGACCCGGCCAGCGGTCAAGAGTTCGGCCACTCAGAATCTCGCGATGGAGACTTCACCCAAGGTTCCTACAACGTCCTCCTACCCGACGGAAGGAAGCAGATTGTTGACTACGAAGCGGACAAGGACGGATACCGACCCAAAGTCCGTTACGAGGACACGGGAGCTGCTGGTGGTGCTGGCGGTTTCGGCGGACAGGGTGGCGGTGCTGGCGGACAAGGAGGGCAGGGCGGTTACGGAGGTAGCCAAGGTGGTCAGGGTGGTTATGGAGGTAGCCAAGGAGGCCAAGGCGGCTATGGTGGTAGCCAAGGAAGCCAAGGAGGTTACGGAGGTAGCCAGGGAGGCCAGGGCGGCTATGGAGGTAGCCAAGGAGGCCAAGGCGGTTACGGAGGTAGCCAAGGAGGCCAAGGAGGCTACGGAGGCGGTCAGGGTGGATTCGGGGGTAGTCAAGGAGGTTACCCCTCAGGTGGATCAGGCGGATCTCTGTCCGGCGGTCAAGGAGGATACTCTTCTGGCAGTCAAGGCGGCTACCCCGGAAGTCAAGCAGGACAAGGAGG ATCTGGATACAGCTCAGGCGGGGGCTACGGTGGTGCAGGTGGAAGCCAGGGTGGTTACGGTGGCTCCAGTGGAGGCGCGGGAGGCTACGGTGGTTCCAGCGGAAGTCAGGGTGGCTACGGCGGTTCCAGTGGGAGTCAGGGTGGCTACGGCGGTTCCAGCGGAGGTCAGGGTGGCTACCCCGCCCCAGGCCGGAATAACTTCTCGCCCAACGGCCAGGACGCGTTCACCTCGAGTGGAGGGTACTCCAGCTCCAGGCCGGGTTCCAGACCTGGCGGATCTCAGGGAGGGTACTCCGCGGGAGGGCCCACCTCTGGCACTCTGACCAGTGAAGGTTACCAGTACTAG